In the genome of Triticum urartu cultivar G1812 chromosome 5, Tu2.1, whole genome shotgun sequence, one region contains:
- the LOC125508594 gene encoding VIN3-like protein 1 — protein MESTGGDPSGFAAAALHASSDVSEHEEIKPADDSNTISDYAQEPLNFFPEQESNDASVSTEKKESVVSKCKSVEEIPREATVKRCKNIDSKKLFSNNKNSPSLTGIQALRKPPRKGAHPIQLRESEMFQDKKPPSTWICKNAACKAVLTSENTFCKRCSCCICHLFDDNKDPSLWLVCSSETGDTDCCESSCHVECALQRRKAGRIDLGQSMHLDGNYCCAACGKVIGILGFWKRQLAVAKDARRVDILCSRIYLSHRLLDGTTRFKELHQIVQDAKAKLETEVGPLDGSSKMARCIVGRLPVAADVQKLCSLAMEKVDDWLQSNSQAETKQIDTLPTACRFRFEDITASSLVIVLKETASSQYHAIKGYKLWYWNSREPPSTGEPVIFPKDQRRILISNLQPCTEYAFRIISFVEDGELGHSESKCFTRSVEIMHKNIEHGAEGCSSTAKRNVKRHNGRSSGFKVRQLGKVLRRAWEEDGFPSEFCKDEIEDSCDQSDSVILEKGQVAHVVSRKLDLNETSVPDLNAEVVMPTECLRNENAYSSGKNDLRKSNGCGDFATCTEGHVGEAPAMESRSQSRKQTSDLEQETCAEDGNLVIGSQRHFSRRLGELDNNYEYCVKTIRWLECCGHIEKEFRMRFLTWFSLRSTEQERRVVLTFIRTLVDEPGSLAGQLLDSFEEIVASKRPRTGFCTKLWH, from the exons ATGGAGTCGACCGGAGGAGATCCGTCTGGATTCGCCGCTGCGG CTTTACATGCTTCTAGTGATGTGAGCGAACATGAAGAGATTAAACCCGCTGATGACAGCAACACCATCTCAGACTATGCCCAGGAACCATTGAATTTTTTTCCGGAGCAAGAATCTAACGATGCCAGTGTTAGTACAGAAAAGAAAGAGTCTGTCGTATCCAAATGCAAGTCGGTGGAAGAAATTCCAAGAGAAGCAACCGTAAAAAGGTGCAAGAACATCGATTCCAAGAAGCTCTTCTCAAATAACAAAAATAGTCCAAGCCTCACTGGTATTCAGGCTCTCAGAAAGCCGCCAAGAAAGGGGGCCCATCCTATTCAACTTCGCGAGAGCGAAATGTTTCAAGACAAAAAGCCTCCTTCCACATGGATATGCAAAAATGCAGCCTGCAAAGCTGTGCTTACCTCAGAGAATACATTCTGCAAACGGTGTTCGTGTTGTATATGCCACCTtttcgatgacaacaaagatccTAGCCTTTGGCTCGTCTGCTCATCAGAGACTGGTGATACAGATTGCTGTGAGTCATCCTGCCACGTTGAGTGCGCACTCCAGCGCCGAAAGGCAGGGCGCATCGATCTTGGGCAATCTATGCACCTAGATGGTAACTATTGCTGTGCTGCCTGCGGGAAGGTTATTGGAATACTTGG GTTCTGGAAAAGGCAGCTAGCGGTTGCTAAAGATGCTCGTCGGGTTGATATTCTTTGTTCTCGTATATACCTAAGTCATAGGCTTTTGGATGGCACAACCCGTTTTAAAGAGCTGCATCAGATTGTACAGGATGCAAAAGCAAAGCTGGAAACTGAGGTTGGTCCCCTTGATGGGTCTTCTAAGATGGCCCGGTGCATTGTGGGCCGGCTTCCTGTTGCTGCCGATGTGCAGAAACTTTGCTCTCTAGCAATGGAGAAGGTAGATGACTGGCTGCAGTCAAACTCTCAAGCAGAAACTAAACAAATTG ATACACTTCCTACTGCCTGCAGGTTTAGATTTGAAGATATTACAGCTTCATCATTAGTGATTGTTCTGAAAGAAACTGCTTCCTCGCAGTATCATGCTATCAAAGGCTACAAGCTTTGGTACTGGAACAGCAGAGAACCGCCTTCCACTGGGGAGCCTGTTATTTTCCCCAAAGACCAAAGAAGGATATTGATTTCCAATCTGCAGCCCTGCACGGAGTATGCCTTTCGGATCATTTCATTtgttgaggacggtgaacttggcCACTCCGAGTCTAAGTGCTTTACCAGGAGTGTGGAGATCATGCACAAGAATATAGAGCACGGTGCAGAAGGTTGCTCGTCTACTGCCAAGAGAAATGTCAAGAGGCACAATGGCAGGTCGTCAGGCTTCAAGGTGCGCCAGCTGGGTAAAGTATTACGGAGGGCATGGGAAGAGGATGGTTTCCCCAGTGAGTTCTGTAAAGATGAGATTGAAGATTCCTGCGATCAGAGTGATTCAGTGATACTAGAGAAGGGTCAAGTTGCACATGTTGTTTCACGCAAACTCGATCTTAATGAAACCTCAGTCCCAGATTTAAACGCTGAGGTAGTCATGCCAACAGAGTGCCTCCGAAATGAGAACGCGTATAGTTCAGGAAAGAATGATTTGAGGAAGTCCAATGGCTGTGGTGATTTCGCGACCTGCACCGAGGGGCATGTCGGCGAGGCACCTGCAATGGAATCCCGATCACAAAGTCGAAAGCAGACATCAGACTTGGAGCAGGAAACCTGTGCGGAGGATGGCAATTTGGTCATCGGTTCACAGAGGCACTTCTCCCGTAGGTTAGGTGAGCTAGATAATAACTATGAGTACTGTGTGAAGACTATTCGATGGTTGGAATGTTGTGGCCACATCGAGAAAGAATTTAGGATGAGATTTCTAACCTGGTTTAGCCTGAGATCGACGGAGCAGGAGCGGAGGGTTGTCTTGACCTTTATCCGCACCCTCGTTGACGAGCCAGGTAGTTTGGCAGGGCAGCTCCTGGATTCATTTGAAGAAATTGTTGCCAGTAAAAGGCCAAGGACTGGTTTCTGCACTAAGCTATGGCACTAA